The Podospora pseudocomata strain CBS 415.72m chromosome 3, whole genome shotgun sequence genome window below encodes:
- a CDS encoding hypothetical protein (EggNog:ENOG503P721), whose amino-acid sequence MSPTDEELDRDWKPNGRRPQSTIAKVFSEELMNIFRIDNSVADLDEQVDKRKKEIDSQTSELEALERRIREMEERLKGGKPQTGAGDSSRTAASAAEKDQHKYGGGSRPGTARQGQQAVPGALPPTPVESEDGDRERRQDS is encoded by the exons ATGTCTCCCACTGACGAAGAGCTCGACCGCGACTGGAAGCCCAATGGCCGCCGCCCGCAATC GACTATTGCCAAAGTGTTTTCGGAAGAGCTCATGAACATTTTTCGCATCGACAACAGTGTTGCAGACCTCGACGAGCAAGTCGATAAACG gaagaaggagattgacaGTCAGACTTCGGAGCTCGAGGCCCTCGAGCGGCGCATTCGTGAGATGGAAGAGCGGTTGAAGGGAGGCAAGCCACAGACGGGTGCTGGCGACAGCTCGAGGACAGCAGCCTCGGCGGCCGAGAAAGACCAACACAAGtatggcggcggcagccgCCCAGGAACAGCGCGGCAAGGCCAGCAGGCCGTTCCGGGAGCTCTCCCGCCCACACCTGTGGAAAGCGAAG ACGGTGACCGTGAAAGACGACAGGATTCCTAG
- a CDS encoding hypothetical protein (COG:O; EggNog:ENOG503NV31; MEROPS:MER0000928) has protein sequence MATLFFMLLMSIFSTFIHAIPTSTGQKVTKRSVTVDLPRNPGYAPNGRLQYSRALKKWGVPMYDELDDATNSFRGGGETGDVNAESIMGDREYLSRVGFGTPFQYLNVDLDTGSADVWVYSSETKTKTRREDIFELEKSSTAELLNGSEWRITYGDSSYAWGHVYHDSIDIGGIPLHNAVVQSAVDVSQSLSSDKDIDGIFGLAYNLHSQVRPKQPTVLSTLKSHLDKPVFTADLRYQSDEGAYTFGYIDHHRHIGEINYTPLLPNSSFWEFNFTGLHVVGHNYWYISQWRVIADTGTTLMLLSPDIVNMYYDAVPNATSDRSFGGLWHYPCNTTLPDFEIGFANGWVARVPGRYMNYTTYDDLPGRCMGGLQPFMSEEFGILGDIFLKAVYAVFDIGGGKVGFADKDLGL, from the exons ATGGCCACCTTATTCTTTATGCTCTTGATGAGCATTTTTTCGACTTTCATTCATGCCATTCCTACCTCGACCGGCCAGAAGGTGACGAAAAGGTCGGTTACTGTCGACCTGCCCCGAAATCCTGGGTATGCTCCCAATGGTCGTCTGCAGTATTCTCGCGCTCTCAAGAAATGGGGTGTGCCTATGTATGACGAGCTGGATGATGCGACAAACAGTttcagaggaggaggagaaa CGGGCGATGTCAACGCGGAGAGCATCATGGGTGATCGCGAATACCTCAGCCGAGTCGGATTCGGAACACCCTTCCAGTACCTCAACGTCGACCTCGACACCGGCAGCGCCGACGTCTGGGTCTACTCCTCcgagaccaagaccaagacgcGCCGCGAAGACATCTTTGAGTTGGAAAAGTCGTCCACCGCCGAGCTCCTGAACGGAAGCGAGTGGAGGATCACCTACGGCGACAGTAGTTACGCCTGGGGCCACGTCTATCACGACAGCATCGACATTGGGGGAATCCCTCTTCACAACGCGGTGGTTCAATCCGCTGTGGATGTCTCCCAATCGCTCTCCTCGGACAAGGACATTGACGGCATTTTTGGTTTGGCGTATAACCTCCACAGCCAAGTCAGACCCAAGCAGCCTACCGTTCTTTCAACCCTCAAAAGTCACCTCGACAAACCGGTCTTCACAGCTGACTTGCGGTACCAATCAGACGAAGGAGCCTACACGTTTGGTTACAtcgaccaccaccgacacaTTGGGGAGATCAATTACACGCCCCTCCTGCCCAATTCGAGCTTTTGGGAGTTTAACTTTACGGGTCTGCATGTTGTCGGACATAACTATTGGTACATCTCCCAGTGGCGGGTGATCGCCGACACGGGCACGACGCTCATGTTGTTGTCTCCGGATATTGTGAACATGTACTACGACGCGGTGCCCAACGCGACTTCGGACAGGTCTTTTGGGGGGCTGTGGCACTATCCTTGCAATACCACGCTGCCGGATTTCGAGATTGGGTTTGCGAATGGGTGGGTGGCGAGGGTTCCTGGGAGGTATATGAATTATACCACGTATGATGATTTGCCGGGGCGGTGTATGGGGGGTTTGCAGCCTTTCATGAGTGAGGAGtttgggattttgggggATATCTTTTTGAAGGCAGTGTATGCTGTTTTTGATATCGGGGGTGGGAAGGTAGGGTTTGCGGATAAGGATTTGGGTTTGTAA
- a CDS encoding hypothetical protein (BUSCO:EOG092659DX; EggNog:ENOG503P5Z6; COG:P), with amino-acid sequence MVRSGLAKLARVVASRGIQTTRASRATLPSLSAASTFVPALPRASALSARFISKSSATHHQGITPDNQDVTPKEETPKPIQTPAEITDSEYHALADEYMDRLLHHLEDLAERRSEMDVEYSAGVMTVDFGQDTGTYVINKQPPNKQIWLSSPMSGPKRYDYVVLGEGQHEKQDTAAGDWVYLRDGTTLSELFKKEIGVDISMSIGQYGEQPH; translated from the exons ATGGTTCGCTCAGGTCTCGCCAAGCTTGCCCGTGTGGTGGCCAGCCGTGGCATCCAGACGACTCGTGCCTCGCGCGCCACTCTTCCCAGCCTTTCAGCAGCTTCCACTTTCGTCCCAGCATTGCCACGGGCCTCTGCCCTCTCCGCCCGCTTCATTTCCAAGAGCTCggccacccaccaccagggCATCACCCCGGACAATCAGGATGTCACTCCAAAGGAGGAGACCCCGAAGCCCATCCAGACCCCAGCTGAAATCACAGACTCAGAGTACCATGCCCTGGCCGATGAGTATATGGACAGGCTCTTGCATCACCTCGAGGACCTAGCCGAGAGGAGAAgtgagatggatgttgagTACTCT GCTGGTGTCATGACCGTAGACTTTGGCCAAGACACCGGCACCTATGTGATCAACAAGCAGCCCCCCAACAAGCAAATCTGGCTCTCGTCTCCCATGTCGGGCCCCAAGCGTTACGATTACGTCGTCCTTGGTGAAGGTCAACATGAGAAGCAGGACACCGCGGCCGGAGATTGGGTGTACCTGAGGGACGGCACCACCTTGTCCGAGCTTTTCAAAAAGGAGATCGGTGTCGATATTAGTATGTCGATCGGTCAATATGGCGAACAGCCTCATTAG
- a CDS encoding hypothetical protein (EggNog:ENOG503P72Z): MFPTLIRRLAQAPKPQILESAAKAATEVPKTKLKKVWPPDMMTMSPQQQLRFEKKYKRRLKMATLRPGWDKGVRLAQYFTITFVLVYTALFMDWKEMPNPYGGIRESFWGFFGSFTEDTRALEPAQQPKPKRP; encoded by the exons ATGTTCCCCACACTCATCAGACGCCTTGCACAGGCGCCCAAACCGCAAATACTCGAATCCGCAGCCAAAGCCGCAACCGAAGTACCCAAAACGAAGCTCAAGAAAGTCTGGCCACCTGACATGATGACCATGtccccgcagcagcagctcaggTTTGAGAAGAAGTACAAAAGGAGGCTTAAGATGGCTACTCTCCGACCAGGGTGGGATAAGGGCGTGCGGTTGGCGCAATACTTTACAATCACAT TTGTGCTTGTATATACGGCCCTCTTTATGGATTGGAAGGAAATGCCGAATCCTTATGGCGGA ATTCGGGAGTCATTTTGGGGATTCTTCGGCTCCTTTACCGAAGATACAAGAGCGCTGGAACCTGCCCAgcagcccaagcccaagagaCCTTAG
- the APS3 gene encoding Sigma-adaptin 3A (COG:U; BUSCO:EOG09265FGA; EggNog:ENOG503P0ZV), which produces MINAFLVFNGQGQPRLTKFYTQLETSIQQRLISEIFTLVSNRAPGSCNFLPLPPLLAASGTSSSSSSATEQNDVPSLVTYRHYATLYFIVISTSTESPLALIDLIQVYVEALDRLFENVCELDLIFNFETLHATLGEMIVGGVVIETNMERIVAGVRAQGAVAKRPVNEGSRGGGGAGLGAMAAAGFQGMGGNFVWHGR; this is translated from the exons ATGATCAACGCATTCCTAGTCTTCAACGGCCAAGGCCAGCCTCGCCTAACAAAGTTCTACACCCAACTG GAAACCTCCATCCAGCAACGGCTCATCTCCGAGATCTTCACCTTGGTTTCCAACCGCGCCCCCGGATCCTGCAACTTCCTGCCTTTACCACCCTTACTGGCCGCCTCAGgcacctcctcgtcctcctcctcggccacaGAACAGAATGATGTCCCCTCCCTCGTAACCTACCGTCACTACGCTACACTCTACTTCATTGTCATTTCAACATCCACCGAGTCCCCACTGGCACTAATCGATCTTATTCAAGTCTATGTTGAGGCGCTGGACAGATTATTTGAGAACGTCTGTGAGCTGGACTTGATCTTCAACTTTGAGACGCTACATGCTACACTGGGCGAGATGATCGTGGGCGGCGTGGTAATAGAGACGAATATGGAGCGCATTGTTGCGGGTGTAAGGGCACAAGGAGCAGTGGCCAAGAGGCCAGTCAATGAGGGATCAaggggtggcggaggagcaggaCTGGGAGCtatggctgctgctggattCCAGGGAATGGGTGGGAACTTTGTCTGGCATGGCAGGTGA